Proteins encoded by one window of Candidatus Sumerlaea chitinivorans:
- a CDS encoding CRISPR-associated RecB family exonuclease Cas4, with protein MSWDEELVPIASLQHYIFCPRQCALMYVEQQWEENLLTVEGRLLHEKADSGATEERGGVRIARALPLRSERYGLVGKADVVEFIPAPSPSMGKSLSNCEGFWVVHPVEYKHGTYKPDLSDHIQLCAQALCLEEMLSCEITQGCIYYARPRRRQVVMFHEDLRRATIECIANVRQLLESATTPAPVYTSKCHQCSLVELCMPQLDPLRMRSKTYLEEMRREALRNPPFSEHL; from the coding sequence ATGAGTTGGGACGAAGAGCTTGTCCCCATTGCTTCACTTCAGCACTATATTTTTTGTCCACGGCAGTGCGCCTTGATGTACGTTGAGCAACAGTGGGAAGAAAATCTTCTTACTGTTGAAGGGCGGCTACTTCACGAAAAAGCGGATTCTGGGGCAACAGAAGAACGTGGTGGGGTCCGCATTGCGCGGGCCCTGCCTCTGCGTTCCGAGCGCTACGGGTTGGTGGGTAAGGCGGATGTAGTGGAGTTCATTCCAGCACCGTCACCGAGCATGGGTAAAAGCCTATCGAATTGCGAAGGTTTCTGGGTGGTCCATCCAGTAGAGTATAAACACGGCACTTACAAACCCGACCTCTCGGATCACATCCAACTTTGCGCGCAGGCCTTGTGCCTCGAAGAAATGCTGAGCTGTGAGATTACGCAAGGTTGCATCTATTATGCCCGGCCACGGCGTCGGCAGGTTGTTATGTTTCACGAAGACCTGCGCCGCGCCACCATCGAGTGTATCGCAAACGTCCGACAACTCCTTGAATCCGCAACGACGCCCGCTCCCGTCTACACGTCCAAATGCCATCAATGCTCGCTCGTCGAACTCTGTATGCCTCAGTTGGACCCGTTGCGCATGCGTTCGAAAACTTACCTCGAGGAGATGCGACGCGAGGCGCTCCGCAACCCACCGTTTTCGGAGCATCTATAG
- a CDS encoding CRISPR-associated protein, Csd1 family yields MILQALYELAKRDELLADPHLERKEIPWLLEITADGNFVGYLPTHEVTGKSKKAKGKSFSVPRDEQRTSQDYPFLFYDNAEYLFGIAEPPKEERAQKRHSLFKERVRKVAQATNDTGALAVERFYANNSAFEEARRKLPPDYDGELIAFKLNTDECLICQRPAILEWWKKQLASQHSQPPADAGFECLVTGTKINSPSNFPKVKGVPGAQPSGATLVSFNFNAAESYYLERNENCPISEEAAVACTRALERLVSDDPKNPANPERRLPRLNLRISADTKLCYWSAKPSVFEGLLGNLLSVNEEGLPQATEQDLGQFLRSIWLGRKPSIQLDAQDFYLMVLSGAQGRIILRDWIETALDALIENIRQHFEDLQLHGLEDRKLTYLSLGNLLNALAHPSEQSGEGIPNPLATALIRAAITGSSYPLAVLVRAAERYRRGLDDDQHRWLNDTRAALIKATLNRKNRGNSGGTWKEVKPMFDPNNHQPGYVLGALLAVLERLQQLAQGDINATLVDRYFSGASATPRTVFVRLLKNARHHASKARQEGNRGLALRLEKLIDELASAFTAPGRAYPANNNFPPYLDLEQQGLFVLGYHQMRKWLWLPEEERRKWEQQHSDAPAIYFWARSQSPVSGELENHDLLTSNS; encoded by the coding sequence ATGATCCTCCAAGCTCTCTATGAGTTAGCCAAGCGTGACGAGCTCCTCGCTGATCCACATCTTGAACGAAAAGAGATACCTTGGCTCTTAGAAATTACGGCGGATGGAAATTTCGTTGGCTACTTGCCAACACATGAAGTCACAGGAAAAAGCAAGAAAGCGAAAGGCAAATCCTTCAGCGTTCCTCGAGACGAGCAACGAACCTCCCAGGATTACCCATTTCTGTTTTACGACAATGCCGAATATCTTTTTGGCATTGCTGAACCTCCCAAAGAAGAGCGAGCCCAAAAGCGGCATAGCCTGTTTAAGGAACGAGTCAGAAAGGTTGCTCAGGCTACCAACGATACCGGAGCGCTTGCCGTCGAAAGGTTTTATGCAAACAACTCCGCCTTTGAGGAAGCCCGTAGAAAACTCCCACCGGATTACGATGGCGAACTCATAGCCTTCAAGTTGAACACCGATGAGTGTCTGATTTGCCAGCGGCCAGCTATTCTTGAGTGGTGGAAGAAACAATTAGCAAGTCAGCATTCACAGCCGCCCGCAGATGCAGGCTTTGAATGCCTTGTGACCGGTACCAAGATAAATTCGCCATCGAATTTTCCGAAAGTAAAGGGTGTGCCCGGAGCCCAACCGAGCGGAGCGACCCTTGTGTCTTTCAACTTCAATGCTGCAGAATCGTACTATCTGGAGAGAAATGAAAACTGTCCCATTAGTGAAGAAGCCGCAGTTGCTTGTACGCGTGCGCTTGAACGTCTGGTGAGCGACGATCCCAAAAATCCGGCGAACCCTGAACGAAGACTTCCCCGTCTCAACTTACGAATCTCGGCCGATACCAAACTCTGCTACTGGAGTGCGAAGCCGTCGGTGTTTGAAGGCCTGCTTGGGAACCTTTTAAGCGTCAATGAGGAAGGGCTTCCCCAAGCCACCGAGCAGGATCTTGGTCAGTTTTTGCGGTCTATTTGGTTGGGCCGCAAACCTTCTATTCAGTTGGACGCACAAGACTTCTATCTAATGGTTCTCAGCGGCGCGCAAGGGCGGATCATTCTCCGAGATTGGATTGAAACCGCCTTGGATGCGCTCATTGAGAACATTCGACAGCATTTTGAGGATCTTCAACTCCATGGGTTAGAGGATAGGAAGCTAACGTATCTGAGCCTTGGAAACCTGCTGAACGCCCTCGCCCATCCATCCGAACAGAGCGGCGAGGGTATTCCGAATCCTCTGGCCACAGCACTCATTCGCGCGGCGATCACCGGGTCCTCTTACCCCTTGGCTGTTCTCGTGCGAGCCGCCGAGCGCTACAGGCGTGGGCTGGATGATGACCAGCATCGTTGGCTGAACGACACGCGTGCTGCACTTATTAAGGCAACGTTGAATCGCAAGAACCGTGGAAACTCTGGGGGCACATGGAAGGAGGTGAAACCGATGTTCGATCCAAACAACCATCAGCCGGGCTATGTTCTTGGAGCTCTCTTAGCCGTGCTTGAACGCCTTCAGCAACTTGCTCAAGGGGACATCAATGCAACGCTTGTGGACCGGTACTTCTCGGGGGCAAGCGCGACACCACGGACCGTATTTGTGCGGCTCTTGAAAAATGCCCGTCATCATGCCTCGAAGGCACGGCAAGAAGGCAACCGTGGCTTAGCCTTGCGTTTAGAAAAACTAATTGACGAACTTGCAAGTGCCTTTACGGCTCCCGGTCGGGCTTATCCGGCAAATAACAATTTCCCGCCATACCTCGATCTCGAACAACAGGGGCTCTTTGTGCTCGGCTATCACCAAATGCGCAAATGGCTATGGTTACCCGAGGAAGAGCGTCGGAAGTGGGAGCAACAGCATAGCGATGCCCCAGCCATCTATTTTTGGGCTCGCTCACAGAGCCCTGTCTCCGGCGAGCTTGAAAACCATGATCTACTAACTTCAAATTCGTAA
- a CDS encoding CRISPR-associated protein, Csd2/Csh2 family, protein MKLNLEAIGDPVQNRFDIALLFDVRDGNPNGDPDAGNAPRVDPETGHGLVSDVCLKRKIRNYIWLVKGGAQGQPQQGYDIYVKEGAILNKQHERAFVALGLDPKTKESQAVDKARAWMCQTFFDIRMFGAVMSTGINCGQVRGPVQFAFARSVAPIVSLEQAITRMAVTTERESQSQEGGNRTMGRKEIVPYALYVAHGFVNPFLAQQTGFNREDLLLLLDALANMFELDRSAARGEMATRKLLVFEHASPLGEARAHELFSLIQVKPKEPQMPARSFEDYEVHIAKERLPQGVKLHELI, encoded by the coding sequence ATGAAGCTCAATCTCGAAGCGATCGGTGATCCGGTTCAAAACCGGTTTGATATCGCTCTGCTTTTTGACGTCCGCGATGGAAACCCGAATGGTGACCCAGACGCTGGCAATGCTCCCCGCGTGGACCCGGAAACGGGTCACGGGCTCGTCAGCGACGTCTGCCTAAAACGGAAGATTCGCAACTACATTTGGTTGGTCAAAGGTGGAGCCCAAGGCCAACCACAACAAGGTTACGACATCTACGTAAAGGAAGGGGCCATTCTCAATAAGCAGCACGAACGCGCCTTCGTTGCACTGGGACTTGACCCAAAAACCAAAGAATCACAGGCCGTTGACAAAGCACGCGCGTGGATGTGTCAGACGTTCTTCGATATCCGGATGTTTGGGGCCGTCATGTCCACGGGCATCAATTGCGGCCAAGTACGCGGTCCGGTTCAGTTTGCGTTCGCGCGAAGCGTGGCGCCCATCGTCTCCTTGGAGCAGGCAATTACCCGTATGGCCGTCACCACCGAGCGCGAATCTCAAAGTCAAGAGGGTGGCAACCGCACGATGGGGCGAAAAGAGATTGTCCCCTATGCTTTGTACGTCGCCCATGGGTTCGTCAACCCGTTCCTCGCACAACAGACAGGATTTAATCGGGAGGATTTATTGCTTCTGCTCGACGCGTTGGCCAATATGTTTGAACTCGATCGCTCCGCAGCACGAGGCGAAATGGCCACACGAAAGCTCTTGGTCTTTGAACACGCGTCGCCTCTCGGAGAAGCTCGTGCGCACGAATTGTTTTCACTGATCCAAGTCAAGCCGAAGGAGCCGCAGATGCCTGCCCGCTCTTTCGAGGATTATGAGGTACACATTGCGAAAGAGAGACTGCCTCAAGGCGTGAAGCTCCACGAGCTTATCTGA
- a CDS encoding CRISPR-associated helicase Cas3 — protein sequence MDYYARKTQTPEGERYQLLQEHLANVAALCKQLAEKVGCGSLGHLLGWTHDLGKYQEKFQQRLRGKTHHAPHAWVGSAWLLTRASNANDNVSAQLLQLLALIVASHHTGLPDLETFREKWREYLNLWPTVAKELPSDQRDCSVGEHVAKLPDWLRSLLDAPPRTGCQKEVQCWFRVALFLRFLLSALVDADRLDSAYFEYGIPAQLQGRGKPNFRAFQTRLISYVASKQRGETPSVSDSLMRLRNVAFEQCREAADKPQGTYSLTLPTGLGKTLSSMVFALGHAAHHDLDRVIVVIPYTSIIEQNAAEYANALGRENVLEHHSNFDFRRIPDTCDQPEDYASRYELAIENWDAPVIVTTTVQFFETLFSNHPTPLRKLHNIARSVIILDEVQTLPVALLDPCLYVLNALVTDFGCTVVLSTATPPAFETRNILGNIVPLISTPPETYRTVQKVKVEWRVTRENSEAYYSTWEELAQEIALLDRVLVVVSKREDAKALAKALLTFIDDKERDSVFHLSALMCPAHRFDVLQRIRERLSTTSLPCRVVSTQLVEAGVDLDFPVVYRALAGLDSVVQAAGRCNRERLLETGRVIIFQPPSQPPPGVLRKATEVTMNLIRSTGEQSLDPFDCNSVERFFASLYYLSDNDSKSIATLTSQLKFDTIAKEFRLIEDDYLYAVVVPYGESLSLIDQAKTSVGTPTFKQIMRQLQRYVVQIYSKTFQEMWRVGAVRGIFEDIRGPWYVVPLYAACYSDFLGLNWTEGGEISPEKLVL from the coding sequence ATGGATTATTACGCGAGAAAAACACAAACGCCGGAGGGCGAGCGCTACCAATTGTTGCAAGAGCATTTAGCAAACGTTGCCGCCCTCTGCAAACAATTGGCCGAAAAAGTCGGATGCGGCTCGTTAGGCCATTTGCTTGGGTGGACTCACGACCTCGGAAAATATCAGGAGAAGTTCCAGCAGCGACTCCGCGGAAAGACGCACCACGCTCCCCATGCGTGGGTAGGGAGCGCTTGGCTACTAACACGCGCCTCGAACGCCAACGACAACGTTTCTGCTCAGCTGCTACAGCTACTAGCGCTGATTGTTGCTTCGCACCATACTGGTTTACCCGACCTCGAGACGTTTAGGGAGAAATGGAGGGAATATCTAAACTTGTGGCCAACGGTAGCCAAAGAACTACCTTCGGATCAGCGCGACTGTTCCGTGGGAGAGCACGTCGCAAAGCTACCTGACTGGCTGCGTTCGCTTCTGGATGCTCCGCCTCGGACGGGCTGCCAGAAGGAGGTTCAATGCTGGTTTCGCGTGGCCCTGTTCCTGCGATTTCTTCTTTCTGCTCTGGTAGACGCCGACCGCCTTGATAGTGCATATTTCGAATATGGCATTCCTGCGCAGCTTCAGGGTAGGGGGAAACCTAATTTCCGAGCTTTCCAAACCCGGCTTATAAGCTATGTGGCGAGCAAGCAGCGTGGGGAAACTCCCAGTGTTTCAGATAGCTTGATGCGTTTGCGCAATGTCGCATTTGAGCAGTGCCGAGAGGCTGCTGACAAACCACAAGGCACCTATTCGCTAACTCTACCCACGGGCTTAGGAAAAACCCTCTCTTCAATGGTTTTCGCGTTGGGTCATGCCGCCCACCACGATTTAGATCGTGTCATTGTCGTAATTCCCTACACGAGCATCATTGAGCAAAATGCCGCTGAGTACGCAAACGCCTTAGGTCGAGAAAACGTTCTGGAACATCATTCAAACTTTGATTTCAGGCGTATCCCTGACACTTGTGATCAGCCTGAGGATTACGCATCCCGTTATGAACTGGCGATCGAAAACTGGGATGCACCCGTGATTGTAACCACTACCGTCCAGTTTTTCGAAACACTTTTTTCGAATCATCCCACCCCTTTGCGAAAGCTCCATAACATTGCCCGCTCGGTAATTATCCTCGACGAGGTTCAGACGTTACCGGTTGCCCTGCTTGACCCGTGTCTTTATGTACTAAATGCACTGGTCACCGACTTTGGGTGCACGGTGGTGCTTTCGACCGCGACCCCCCCAGCGTTTGAAACAAGAAACATCTTGGGAAACATCGTTCCCTTAATCTCCACGCCCCCCGAAACTTATAGGACCGTTCAGAAAGTGAAGGTGGAATGGCGCGTTACTCGTGAAAACTCAGAAGCGTATTATTCGACGTGGGAAGAACTTGCCCAAGAAATCGCACTTCTCGATAGAGTCCTTGTAGTGGTTTCCAAACGAGAAGACGCAAAAGCACTTGCGAAGGCGCTTCTAACCTTTATCGACGACAAAGAACGCGATTCCGTTTTCCACCTCTCTGCTCTCATGTGTCCGGCTCATCGGTTCGACGTTTTGCAGAGAATTCGCGAGAGGCTTTCTACGACCTCCTTACCCTGTCGCGTTGTCTCAACGCAACTTGTTGAAGCAGGAGTAGATTTGGACTTCCCAGTGGTTTATCGAGCTCTTGCCGGCTTGGACAGTGTTGTCCAAGCTGCAGGACGCTGCAACCGGGAGAGACTATTGGAAACTGGTCGCGTCATTATTTTTCAACCCCCTTCCCAGCCTCCGCCGGGCGTACTTCGGAAAGCAACCGAGGTCACCATGAATCTGATTCGCTCAACCGGGGAGCAATCGTTGGATCCATTTGATTGCAATTCCGTCGAGCGTTTTTTTGCAAGTCTCTACTATCTGAGCGATAATGACTCTAAGAGTATCGCCACACTAACCAGCCAGCTAAAGTTTGACACCATCGCTAAGGAATTCCGACTGATCGAGGACGACTACTTATACGCGGTTGTCGTCCCCTATGGGGAGTCTCTGAGTCTTATCGACCAAGCAAAAACTTCTGTCGGTACCCCTACATTTAAGCAGATAATGCGCCAGCTACAGCGATACGTAGTTCAGATATATTCGAAAACTTTCCAAGAGATGTGGCGTGTTGGAGCAGTCAGGGGAATTTTTGAAGATATAAGGGGACCGTGGTACGTTGTTCCCCTCTATGCGGCGTGTTACTCGGACTTTTTGGGCTTGAATTGGACCGAGGGAGGTGAGATTTCACCAGAGAAGTTAGTTCTGTAA
- a CDS encoding CRISPR-associated protein Cas1, translating to MKRLLNTLYVTTQGSYINREGTTLVVSLDGEVRLQVPAHTLQSIACFGRVMMSPPALHLCAEHRVGVSFFSEHGRLLARAVGPTTGNVLLRRAQYRAYDEPATAQAIVYPIVLAKLLNCRRVLQRALVMDAYASRHAQLAAAEAKLRQIIEQIHPNHAVEELRGFEGEAATHYFESMNALVLENPSTFFMRQRNRRPPRDPLNALLSFLYALLAHDYASALDGVGLDPAVGFLHRIRPGRPSLALDLMEELRPVLADRLALTLINRRQVLPEGFVTTENGAVYLTDETRRTILVAYQERKREELTHPFLNEKIPLGLVPHVQGLLLARFLRGDLESYPAFIWR from the coding sequence ATGAAACGACTCTTGAACACCCTTTACGTCACGACTCAAGGCAGCTACATCAACCGCGAAGGTACCACGCTTGTGGTCTCTTTGGACGGTGAGGTGCGCCTCCAGGTGCCAGCGCACACTTTGCAATCCATTGCATGTTTTGGGCGTGTGATGATGTCGCCTCCGGCGCTCCATTTGTGCGCGGAGCATCGCGTGGGCGTCAGCTTCTTCAGCGAACACGGGCGGCTCCTGGCGCGGGCCGTAGGTCCCACCACCGGCAATGTGCTCCTGCGGCGCGCCCAGTACCGCGCTTACGATGAGCCAGCGACCGCCCAAGCGATTGTTTATCCCATTGTACTGGCCAAGCTCTTGAATTGCCGGCGCGTCCTGCAGCGGGCCCTTGTCATGGACGCTTACGCTTCTCGCCATGCTCAGCTCGCAGCCGCAGAAGCCAAACTCCGACAGATCATTGAGCAGATTCATCCAAACCATGCGGTCGAGGAACTGCGCGGTTTCGAGGGTGAAGCCGCAACGCACTACTTTGAAAGTATGAATGCGCTCGTGCTGGAGAACCCATCGACGTTCTTTATGCGGCAGCGCAACCGCCGGCCGCCCCGCGATCCACTCAACGCCCTCCTGAGCTTCCTCTATGCCCTGCTGGCCCACGACTACGCCTCCGCCCTCGACGGCGTGGGATTGGATCCAGCGGTGGGCTTTCTGCACCGCATTCGGCCCGGCCGACCAAGCCTCGCCCTCGACCTCATGGAGGAACTCCGCCCTGTGCTCGCAGATCGCCTTGCTCTGACATTGATCAATCGGCGGCAAGTCCTGCCCGAGGGCTTTGTGACAACAGAAAACGGCGCGGTTTATCTTACGGACGAGACGCGCCGCACGATCCTTGTCGCCTACCAGGAACGAAAACGCGAAGAACTCACCCATCCCTTTCTGAACGAAAAGATCCCGCTCGGACTTGTTCCACACGTCCAAGGCCTCCTGTTGGCTCGGTTTCTGCGCGGCGATCTCGAGAGCTACCCGGCTTTTATCTGGAGGTGA
- a CDS encoding Bsu YqfO NIF3/CutA domain, whose translation MPATVRDLLEVLDRLCPFRLAYDWDNVGLQIGDPSAVVERVGIGLEVNQPFLDFAASRDCQLLLVHHPLIFSPLKSLRYDTLVGALVAELVAARRALVVAHTNLDRVLHGTASVIAKYLALRHVHPLEPAELEPRMKFVVFVPKTHTPAVIEAIHRGGGGIIGNYSHCTFRAPGTGTYVPESGANPYQGTVGKFEEAEEDRLEAVVPRRCIRSVLREVLAVHPYEEVAYDIYPLIEGQPSAGLGLVGELERPSTVAAIAECLARACGVDHVSLVGRPSARVRRVAIVTGSAGSSVDHVGPADADLFITGELNYHRAAEAKQRGLNVLCVGHAASEKLVAPHLAELLRADPLLRQSGVELHVFTKYDEPLTPLSLAASPTRQPKTRRRKT comes from the coding sequence ATGCCCGCGACCGTACGGGATCTACTCGAGGTTCTCGACCGCCTGTGTCCATTCCGATTGGCCTACGATTGGGATAATGTCGGCCTGCAGATTGGCGACCCGAGCGCTGTAGTCGAGCGCGTGGGGATTGGCCTCGAGGTCAACCAGCCATTTCTCGATTTTGCAGCCTCGCGCGATTGTCAGCTCCTGCTCGTTCATCATCCGCTCATCTTTAGTCCACTCAAATCCCTGCGCTACGACACCTTGGTAGGCGCGCTGGTGGCGGAGCTCGTGGCCGCGCGTCGTGCCCTCGTCGTCGCTCACACGAATCTCGACCGCGTTCTTCATGGCACTGCGTCGGTCATCGCCAAGTACCTTGCATTGCGCCATGTCCACCCCCTCGAGCCAGCCGAGCTTGAGCCCCGCATGAAATTTGTGGTCTTTGTGCCCAAAACCCACACCCCCGCCGTCATCGAGGCCATCCACCGCGGCGGTGGCGGCATCATCGGCAATTATTCCCACTGCACTTTCCGTGCCCCGGGCACCGGCACCTACGTCCCAGAGAGTGGGGCCAACCCCTATCAGGGCACGGTCGGCAAGTTTGAGGAGGCTGAGGAGGATCGCCTCGAAGCCGTGGTTCCGCGGCGATGTATCCGCTCGGTCCTGCGCGAAGTGCTCGCGGTGCACCCTTATGAAGAGGTCGCCTATGATATCTACCCGCTCATCGAGGGGCAGCCGAGCGCAGGCCTTGGTTTAGTGGGGGAACTCGAGCGTCCCAGCACCGTCGCCGCCATTGCGGAGTGCCTCGCCCGCGCCTGTGGGGTGGATCACGTTTCACTGGTGGGCCGCCCGAGTGCACGCGTTCGGCGGGTGGCAATAGTGACCGGCAGTGCGGGCTCTTCCGTGGATCACGTCGGGCCGGCAGATGCCGATCTCTTCATCACGGGCGAACTTAACTATCACCGTGCCGCCGAGGCAAAGCAGCGCGGACTCAACGTGCTGTGCGTGGGACACGCCGCCAGCGAGAAGCTCGTCGCCCCCCATCTGGCCGAGCTCTTGCGCGCCGACCCGCTCCTCCGCCAATCCGGCGTCGAGCTACACGTCTTCACAAAGTACGACGAACCCCTCACGCCGCTCAGCCTTGCCGCTTCTCCTACCCGACAACCGAAAACCAGACGCCGAAAAACGTAA
- a CDS encoding CRISPR-associated protein, Cas5d family, producing the protein MPRTVSPVLSLRAHGPFACFTRPELKVERVSYPVMTPTAARGLFEAILWKPAIRWYVVRIHVLNPIAFITLRRNEVDKKAVAPPASVIANGGPPPALLIEDSRVQRNTVALRDVDYVVEAQFELTDQAGSEDNVTKFVEMFQRRLAKGQRFHQPYFGCREFVAHVEPAPEKFQPIPVTKDLGRMLYEIEYNGASKKCFRPMFFSAHLNQGTLCTPWLEKFAAGKEIYS; encoded by the coding sequence ATGCCACGAACTGTTAGCCCTGTTTTATCGCTTCGAGCTCATGGGCCTTTTGCGTGCTTTACTCGTCCGGAGCTCAAGGTCGAGCGAGTCTCTTATCCGGTCATGACACCGACTGCAGCCCGTGGCCTTTTTGAGGCAATTCTTTGGAAACCCGCAATTCGGTGGTACGTGGTTCGAATTCACGTGCTCAACCCGATTGCTTTTATTACCCTCCGCCGCAATGAGGTGGACAAGAAAGCTGTGGCACCGCCGGCCTCAGTGATCGCTAACGGCGGGCCACCTCCTGCGCTTCTTATCGAGGACTCGCGTGTCCAGCGCAATACAGTGGCACTTCGTGACGTGGACTATGTCGTCGAAGCGCAGTTTGAGCTTACCGACCAAGCAGGGTCCGAGGACAACGTTACGAAATTTGTTGAGATGTTCCAGCGTCGGCTTGCCAAAGGGCAACGCTTTCACCAACCCTATTTTGGTTGTCGCGAGTTTGTAGCTCATGTGGAGCCTGCACCCGAAAAGTTCCAGCCCATTCCTGTGACCAAAGATTTAGGCCGCATGCTTTACGAGATCGAGTATAACGGCGCCTCCAAGAAGTGTTTTAGACCGATGTTTTTCTCCGCACACCTCAATCAGGGCACTTTGTGCACCCCGTGGCTCGAGAAATTCGCGGCTGGGAAGGAGATTTACTCATGA
- a CDS encoding CRISPR-associated protein Cas2 codes for MMVLITYDVNTETPEGRRRLRQVAKACLNHGQRVQKSVFECLLEPAQWAQLRHDLCSIIDPATDSLRFYFLGKSWRGRVEHVGAKPAYDPEGPLVI; via the coding sequence ATGATGGTGCTCATTACCTACGATGTGAACACGGAAACCCCCGAAGGTCGGCGCCGGCTACGCCAAGTGGCGAAAGCGTGCCTCAATCACGGGCAACGCGTGCAAAAGTCGGTATTCGAATGCCTGCTGGAGCCCGCCCAGTGGGCCCAACTGCGGCACGACCTGTGTTCGATCATTGACCCCGCGACCGACAGCCTGCGTTTTTACTTTCTCGGCAAATCGTGGCGCGGAAGAGTTGAGCACGTGGGCGCCAAGCCAGCGTACGATCCAGAAGGCCCACTTGTGATCTGA